One region of Chlamydia psittaci 6BC genomic DNA includes:
- the ptsP gene encoding phosphoenolpyruvate--protein phosphotransferase, with translation MNTPTPSLEQNKEWRVPGMTLVPGVAIGKAFFLGTSPLQIHELTLPQEEVEHEIHRYYKALNRSKSDIVALEQEAQGKQGQQEISSILQAHLEIIKDPILTEEVVNTIRKDRKNAEYVFSSVMEKIEESLTAVQGTSLAVDRVQDIHDISNRVIGHLCCQHKSSLGDADQNIIVFSKELTPSEVASANPSYIRGFVSFIGAPTSHTAIVSRAKNIPYLANFSQENWERIQGYTGKLVLIDGIRGEIIFNPKSKTLENCYRQKSTSYSVKSYPQPSPRAIVSSHAASLEELRMLSEFFPQTSIGLFRSEFLAIAEDRLPTVEEQAGVYKSLALFPERVSVLRLFDFGEDKLCPGHEPIKERSIRYLLKNSHVLDDQLCAILTASVSGSLKVLIPGTADVIEIIEVKRRLENIRRSFNKDHAIENIVWGSMIELPSAVLMIDEILQECDFISIGTNDLMQYTLGNNRETVLPHYLDNPLHPSVMRMIRHVVSSAKQRDVHVSICGEAAANLSLTPFFLGLGVQELAVAMPAIVELRERIASLNFSDCVEHTEKLLKARTCAEVQALLA, from the coding sequence ATGAACACACCCACACCTTCTCTAGAGCAAAATAAGGAATGGCGAGTTCCTGGCATGACTTTAGTTCCTGGGGTAGCTATAGGAAAAGCTTTTTTCTTAGGTACTTCTCCTCTGCAAATTCATGAACTTACCTTGCCTCAAGAAGAGGTGGAACACGAAATACACCGTTATTATAAAGCATTAAACCGTTCCAAATCTGATATCGTTGCCTTAGAACAAGAAGCCCAGGGTAAGCAAGGTCAACAAGAAATCTCTTCCATACTCCAAGCACATCTAGAGATAATTAAAGATCCTATTTTGACAGAAGAGGTTGTCAATACCATCAGAAAAGATCGTAAAAACGCCGAATACGTCTTTTCTTCTGTTATGGAAAAAATAGAGGAGTCATTAACTGCAGTTCAAGGAACTTCTCTAGCTGTAGATCGTGTTCAGGATATCCATGATATTTCTAATCGTGTGATTGGGCATTTGTGCTGTCAGCATAAGAGTTCTTTAGGTGATGCAGATCAAAATATCATTGTTTTCTCTAAAGAACTTACTCCTTCAGAAGTCGCTAGTGCGAATCCCTCATATATTCGTGGATTTGTTTCTTTTATTGGGGCGCCGACATCGCATACAGCTATCGTTTCTAGAGCGAAAAATATTCCCTATTTAGCGAATTTTTCTCAGGAAAACTGGGAGCGTATTCAAGGATATACCGGAAAACTTGTCTTGATAGACGGTATTCGTGGCGAGATTATTTTTAATCCTAAATCAAAAACTCTTGAAAATTGTTATAGGCAAAAGAGTACTTCATATAGTGTAAAATCGTATCCTCAACCGTCCCCACGCGCGATAGTATCTTCGCATGCTGCAAGCCTTGAAGAGCTGCGCATGCTTTCGGAGTTCTTTCCACAAACTTCTATTGGGTTATTTCGTTCTGAATTTCTCGCTATAGCTGAAGATCGTTTACCTACAGTAGAAGAACAAGCAGGAGTTTATAAATCTTTAGCCTTGTTTCCTGAGCGGGTCTCGGTATTACGTTTATTTGATTTTGGTGAAGATAAGCTCTGTCCTGGTCACGAGCCGATCAAAGAGCGCTCCATACGTTATTTATTGAAAAACTCGCATGTGCTTGACGATCAGCTTTGTGCTATTTTAACAGCTTCGGTATCAGGTTCTTTGAAAGTGTTAATTCCTGGAACTGCTGATGTTATAGAAATCATAGAAGTAAAACGTCGGTTAGAGAATATACGTCGTTCTTTTAACAAAGATCATGCCATAGAAAATATCGTCTGGGGAAGCATGATAGAACTTCCTTCAGCAGTATTGATGATTGATGAGATTCTTCAGGAATGTGATTTTATTTCTATAGGAACGAATGATCTCATGCAATATACCTTAGGGAATAATCGAGAAACGGTACTTCCTCATTATCTTGATAATCCACTGCATCCTTCGGTGATGCGCATGATTCGTCATGTAGTTTCTAGTGCGAAGCAGCGCGATGTTCACGTATCTATTTGTGGAGAGGCTGCAGCAAATCTTTCCTTAACACCATTTTTCTTAGGCTTAGGAGTCCAAGAACTCGCAGTGGCTATGCCAGCAATTGTAGAATTGCGAGAAAGAATAGCATCTTTAAATTTCAGTGATTGTGTAGAACATACGGAAAAGTTATTAAAAGCCAGGACCTGTGCAGAAGTTCAGGCCCTGTTAGCTTAA
- a CDS encoding YbaB/EbfC family nucleoid-associated protein: protein MGSGYAKKKKEAKIMEQQFLEMEAALEKKHYEGQAGNGLVSIVINGKCDIVSVKVKPTCLDPEDPEVVEDLFRSAFKEAKDAMDKELSVMRAGMPF, encoded by the coding sequence ATGGGAAGTGGGTATGCAAAAAAGAAAAAAGAAGCAAAAATCATGGAACAACAATTTCTAGAAATGGAAGCTGCTCTAGAGAAAAAGCACTATGAAGGACAAGCTGGTAATGGACTCGTCTCCATAGTGATCAATGGTAAATGTGATATTGTCTCTGTAAAAGTGAAGCCTACCTGTCTTGATCCTGAAGATCCTGAAGTTGTTGAAGATCTTTTCCGTTCAGCATTTAAAGAAGCTAAAGATGCTATGGACAAAGAATTATCTGTAATGCGTGCTGGCATGCCTTTTTAA
- the dnaX gene encoding DNA polymerase III subunit gamma/tau — translation MTSATYQVSSRKYRPQTFSEMLGQDAVVTVLKNALQFQRVAHAYLFSGIRGTGKTTLARIFAKALNCKELTPEHEPCNQCCVCKEISSGTSLDVIEIDGASHRGIEDIRQINETVLFTPAKSQYKIYIIDEVHMLTKEAFNSLLKTLEEPPSHVKFFLATTENYKIPGTILSRCQKMHLKRIPETMIVDKLESISQAGGIETSREALLPIARAAQGSLRDAESLYDYVIGLFPNSLSPELVADALGLLSQDTLATLSECIRTQKYAEALLPVTTAINSGVAPITFLHDLTVFYRDVLLNKDQGNSPLSAIAMHYSSECLLEIIDFLGEAAKHLQQTIFEKTFLETVIIHLIRICQRPSLETLFSQLKTSTFDTPRNLPQQQEPPKPMIQPEKHYQDQSFLTSPSPTPKVQHQKEASPSLVGSATIDTLLQFAVVEFAGILTKE, via the coding sequence ATGACATCAGCAACATACCAAGTTTCTTCTAGAAAATATCGCCCGCAAACATTTTCCGAAATGTTAGGGCAAGATGCCGTGGTCACTGTTTTAAAAAATGCTTTGCAGTTTCAACGTGTCGCGCATGCTTATTTATTTTCAGGAATTCGCGGAACAGGAAAAACAACTTTAGCAAGAATCTTCGCAAAAGCCTTAAACTGTAAAGAACTGACTCCTGAACATGAACCTTGCAACCAATGTTGTGTCTGTAAAGAAATCTCTTCAGGAACCTCCTTAGACGTGATCGAAATCGATGGTGCTTCACACCGAGGTATTGAAGATATCCGTCAAATCAACGAAACCGTTCTCTTTACTCCTGCCAAATCACAATATAAAATCTATATTATAGATGAAGTCCATATGCTGACTAAGGAGGCGTTTAATTCCTTACTAAAAACTTTAGAAGAGCCTCCGAGCCATGTAAAATTCTTCTTAGCTACTACAGAAAATTATAAAATACCAGGGACAATTTTAAGTCGTTGTCAAAAAATGCACCTAAAAAGAATTCCTGAGACCATGATCGTAGATAAGCTAGAATCCATATCTCAAGCAGGTGGTATAGAAACCTCTCGAGAAGCTCTTCTCCCTATTGCAAGAGCAGCTCAGGGAAGCCTACGCGATGCTGAATCCCTTTATGATTATGTCATTGGGCTATTCCCGAACTCTTTATCTCCAGAGTTAGTTGCAGACGCATTAGGTCTATTATCTCAAGACACCTTAGCTACATTATCAGAATGTATTCGCACGCAAAAATATGCTGAAGCTTTGCTCCCTGTAACTACAGCGATCAATTCTGGAGTCGCTCCAATCACCTTTCTCCACGACCTCACGGTGTTTTATCGCGATGTACTTCTTAATAAAGACCAGGGAAATTCTCCTCTATCTGCAATCGCCATGCACTATTCCAGTGAATGTTTATTAGAAATTATTGATTTCCTTGGCGAAGCAGCCAAACATCTACAACAAACTATTTTTGAAAAAACATTTTTAGAAACAGTAATCATCCATCTCATTCGGATATGCCAGCGTCCCTCTTTAGAAACTCTATTTTCTCAACTGAAAACATCAACTTTTGATACACCGAGAAACCTACCTCAGCAGCAAGAACCTCCGAAGCCCATGATACAACCTGAAAAACACTATCAAGATCAGAGTTTCTTAACTTCACCGTCTCCCACTCCAAAAGTTCAGCATCAAAAAGAAGCTTCCCCTTCTTTAGTGGGATCAGCTACTATAGATACGCTTTTACAATTTGCTGTTGTTGAGTTTGCAGGAATTTTAACCAAGGAGTAA
- a CDS encoding HDIG domain-containing metalloprotein yields MIKQMEDRRQVYRSCTTAEIDRPWSRYLLCLGITSIFGVTLFSFIYLRVLHVPVYKEGDFAQVSLNSPIDFSISWNVHAFYSKRAAIPEVFGKVYRICENTCFEEPEEEETRRWLKKTQDFLGSVGFIDSSTETCLQDLHLRPSALKERDRLLGIHVSSDSREVIHQCVEHVDNFLKSENCPASCRLLIINNLKEKPLDIAVDKEKSGYVKGDLLGTRRIEYFRKGSPIIRQYQRISARDAKILRCLRQQLLSSTTLFSYRGAFGVLLLVAIILIWGYRLLVTFCPELLKSPKRYTLYIAIFSLSLIGAKITETLCALGPQSWEAYLSYPLILPFTAILLGHLVGIPLAGVSCTLLGMLYTLESDIWNNSWFLVMNLLSSWRILFTLNRVTRLSSLFWCCMKLWWVSTAILTGLRIFSDVASITAFRADCLGSFVYSLMTALGVGALIPVFESSFGACTHNHLLAYLDSDYPLLKRLFEEAPGTYQHSVLVGILAESAANAIHADGLFCRVVAQYHDIGKLINPGFFLENHQMLGTSVSNLSPIESAKMIMRHIPEGVELARKAGLPDSFIRIIEEHHGTSVILSTYHRHLQNNPNTGASDEELFRYPGRKPSSKESTIIMIADSFEAAARSLEGTSMIALRELVEKIVSAKMHDGQFADSPITLDELTTICETMVKTLYSALHSRAKYPEMALKPCV; encoded by the coding sequence ATGATCAAGCAAATGGAAGACCGTAGGCAAGTTTACCGGAGTTGCACTACTGCTGAAATAGATCGGCCGTGGTCAAGGTATCTTTTATGTTTGGGTATTACGAGTATTTTTGGAGTAACATTATTCTCTTTTATTTATCTTAGAGTTCTTCATGTTCCTGTCTATAAGGAGGGAGATTTTGCTCAGGTCTCTTTGAACTCTCCTATAGATTTTTCTATTAGTTGGAATGTACACGCATTTTACAGTAAGAGAGCTGCAATCCCAGAAGTATTTGGCAAGGTCTATCGCATTTGTGAAAATACTTGTTTCGAAGAGCCAGAAGAAGAAGAAACTCGTCGGTGGTTAAAAAAAACTCAAGATTTTCTTGGGTCTGTAGGGTTTATAGATAGTTCTACAGAGACGTGTCTGCAAGATCTCCATTTGCGCCCCTCAGCTTTAAAAGAACGAGATCGTCTATTAGGGATTCACGTAAGTTCTGATTCTAGAGAAGTCATTCATCAATGTGTAGAACATGTGGATAATTTTCTAAAATCTGAAAACTGTCCTGCATCATGTAGATTGCTCATCATCAATAACCTAAAGGAAAAACCCTTAGATATCGCCGTGGATAAGGAAAAGTCAGGCTATGTTAAGGGAGACTTGTTAGGGACGCGGCGTATAGAGTATTTTCGTAAGGGCAGCCCGATCATCCGACAGTATCAAAGAATTAGTGCTAGAGATGCAAAGATTCTTCGTTGTTTACGTCAGCAGCTTTTATCTTCAACCACGTTGTTTTCTTATCGCGGAGCCTTCGGGGTTCTTCTGTTAGTTGCCATTATTTTAATTTGGGGATACCGCTTATTAGTTACGTTTTGTCCAGAGCTACTGAAGTCACCAAAACGTTACACACTCTACATTGCTATCTTTTCTCTATCTTTAATTGGAGCAAAAATTACAGAGACTCTTTGTGCTCTAGGGCCCCAAAGCTGGGAAGCTTATCTTTCGTATCCTTTAATTCTTCCTTTTACTGCTATTCTTCTAGGGCATCTTGTGGGCATTCCTCTAGCTGGAGTTTCATGTACATTACTCGGGATGCTCTATACTCTAGAATCAGATATTTGGAATAACAGCTGGTTTCTTGTTATGAACCTGCTGAGTTCTTGGAGGATTTTATTCACGTTAAATCGAGTTACGCGTCTATCTTCTCTATTTTGGTGCTGTATGAAATTGTGGTGGGTATCCACGGCAATTTTAACAGGATTGCGTATATTCTCTGATGTTGCTTCTATAACGGCTTTCCGTGCTGATTGCTTGGGAAGCTTTGTCTATAGTTTAATGACTGCATTAGGTGTAGGTGCGTTGATCCCTGTTTTTGAGTCCTCATTTGGTGCATGTACCCATAACCATTTATTAGCCTATCTAGATTCCGATTATCCTTTATTAAAACGTCTCTTCGAAGAGGCTCCAGGTACGTATCAGCATTCTGTATTGGTGGGGATCCTTGCAGAATCAGCAGCTAACGCTATTCATGCTGATGGGCTTTTCTGCCGCGTGGTAGCGCAATATCACGACATTGGTAAGTTGATTAATCCCGGGTTTTTCTTAGAGAATCACCAAATGCTTGGAACCTCAGTAAGTAATCTTTCTCCTATAGAAAGTGCGAAAATGATCATGCGGCATATTCCCGAAGGGGTAGAGTTAGCAAGAAAAGCAGGTCTCCCCGATTCATTTATTCGTATTATTGAAGAACATCACGGCACGTCAGTTATCCTTTCCACTTACCATCGTCATCTACAAAATAATCCTAATACAGGAGCCTCAGATGAGGAGCTCTTCCGTTATCCAGGAAGGAAACCTTCCTCTAAAGAATCCACAATTATTATGATTGCAGATTCTTTTGAAGCTGCAGCCCGTTCTTTAGAGGGGACAAGCATGATCGCTTTAAGGGAGCTGGTAGAAAAGATTGTATCAGCAAAAATGCATGACGGACAGTTTGCAGATTCTCCGATAACTTTAGATGAGTTAACCACTATCTGTGAAACTATGGTGAAGACTCTTTATAGTGCTTTGCATTCTCGTGCAAAATATCCTGAAATGGCCTTAAAACCTTGTGTGTAA